One Microbacterium sp. W4I20 DNA window includes the following coding sequences:
- the metG gene encoding methionine--tRNA ligase, translated as MPAGESFYITTPIYYPSDVPHIGHGYTSVAVDTLARWHRQAGDDTWMLTGTDEHGQKMLRAAAANNVTPQEWVDKLVSEAWFPLLETLDVANDDFIRTTQERHETNVQTFFQRLYDRGYIYAGEYEALYCVGCEEFKPESEIVDGTGPFEGLKVCAIHSKPLELLQEKNYFFKLSEFQDRLLELYRTQPDFVRPDSARNEVVSFVSQGLKDLSISRSTFDWGIPLPWDESHVIYVWVDALLNYATAVGYGSDEENFARRWPAYHVVGKDILRFHAVIWPALLMAAGLEVPKGVFAHGWLLVGGEKMSKSKLTGIAPTEITDVFGSDAYRYYFLSAIAFGQDGSFSWEDLSARYQSELANGFGNLASRTIAMIEKYFDGVVPSAAEYTEQDLGIQKIVADAASKADAAIAQFRIDEAISAIWTIVDALNGYITDNEPWALARDEAQRARLGTVLYTCAEGLRALAVLLSPVMPQSTEKLWTALGAAETLGGLQDQPVREAGNWGALRPGTTVAALAPLFPRVESTA; from the coding sequence ATGCCCGCAGGCGAATCGTTCTACATCACCACGCCCATCTATTACCCCTCCGACGTGCCGCACATCGGCCACGGGTACACGTCGGTGGCGGTCGACACCCTCGCACGGTGGCACCGCCAGGCGGGCGACGACACCTGGATGCTGACCGGCACCGATGAGCACGGCCAGAAGATGCTGCGGGCCGCTGCGGCCAACAACGTCACGCCGCAGGAATGGGTCGACAAGCTGGTCAGCGAGGCGTGGTTCCCGCTGCTGGAGACGCTCGACGTCGCCAACGACGACTTCATCCGCACCACGCAGGAGCGCCACGAGACGAACGTGCAGACGTTCTTCCAGCGGCTCTACGACCGCGGCTACATCTATGCCGGTGAGTACGAGGCGCTCTACTGCGTGGGCTGTGAGGAGTTCAAGCCGGAGTCGGAGATCGTCGACGGCACCGGGCCGTTCGAGGGTCTGAAGGTGTGCGCGATCCACTCGAAGCCCCTCGAGTTGCTGCAGGAGAAGAACTACTTCTTCAAGCTGAGCGAGTTCCAGGACCGCCTGCTCGAGCTGTACCGGACGCAACCCGATTTCGTGCGCCCCGACTCGGCGCGCAACGAGGTCGTCTCATTCGTCTCGCAGGGTCTGAAGGATCTGTCGATCTCGCGCTCCACGTTCGACTGGGGCATCCCGCTGCCCTGGGACGAGTCGCACGTCATCTACGTGTGGGTCGACGCTCTGCTCAACTACGCCACGGCGGTCGGCTACGGCTCCGACGAGGAGAACTTCGCGCGCCGCTGGCCGGCGTATCACGTGGTCGGCAAGGACATCCTGCGGTTCCACGCCGTGATCTGGCCCGCCCTGCTGATGGCTGCCGGCCTCGAGGTGCCGAAGGGCGTCTTCGCGCACGGCTGGCTGCTCGTGGGCGGCGAGAAGATGTCGAAGTCGAAGCTCACCGGCATCGCGCCGACCGAGATCACCGACGTCTTCGGCTCCGACGCATACCGCTACTACTTCCTCTCGGCGATCGCCTTCGGCCAGGACGGCTCCTTCTCGTGGGAGGACCTGTCGGCCCGATACCAGTCCGAGCTCGCGAACGGCTTCGGAAACCTCGCCTCGCGCACGATCGCGATGATCGAGAAGTACTTCGACGGAGTCGTGCCGTCGGCGGCCGAGTACACCGAGCAGGACCTCGGGATCCAGAAGATCGTCGCGGATGCGGCGTCGAAGGCGGATGCTGCGATCGCGCAGTTCCGCATCGACGAGGCCATCTCGGCGATCTGGACGATCGTCGACGCGCTCAACGGTTACATCACTGACAACGAGCCCTGGGCGCTTGCGCGTGACGAGGCTCAGCGCGCGCGCCTCGGCACCGTGCTCTACACCTGTGCCGAGGGACTGCGAGCGCTCGCCGTGCTGCTGTCTCCGGTCATGCCGCAGTCGACCGAGAAGCTGTGGACCGCGCTCGGCGCCGCCGAGACGCTCGGCGGTCTGCAGGACCAGCCGGTCCGCGAGGCCGGGAACTGGGGCGCGCTGCGCCCCGGAACGACCGTCGCCGCACTCGCTCCGCTGTTCCCGCGGGTGGAGTCGACGGCCTGA
- a CDS encoding TatD family hydrolase produces the protein MAETYVRERSGDGRKDLKYPAAPEPLAVPVYDNHAHLEILDGDEPLSLTEQLDRAAAVGIAGVIQASGDVESSRWAVEAAASDRRVLAAVAIHPNDAPTYAEEGRLDEAIAVIDELAAHPRTRAIGETGLDFFRTEAERRGPQHESFEAHIALAKKHGIAMQIHDRDAHDAVLETLGRVGAPERTVFHCFSGDDAMARICADAGYHLSFAGNVTFKNAQNLRDALKVTPLDRILVETDAPFLTPVPLRGRPNAPYLVPITVRFMAAELGLDVDELSAQIAANTLRVYGSFDD, from the coding sequence ATGGCCGAGACGTATGTCCGTGAGCGCTCGGGTGACGGCCGCAAGGATCTGAAGTATCCGGCCGCACCCGAGCCGCTCGCCGTACCGGTGTACGACAACCACGCGCACCTCGAGATCCTCGACGGCGATGAGCCGCTGTCGCTGACCGAGCAGCTCGACCGCGCGGCCGCGGTCGGCATCGCCGGGGTCATCCAGGCGTCCGGCGACGTCGAGTCGTCGCGGTGGGCGGTCGAGGCCGCGGCATCCGATCGTCGCGTCCTCGCGGCCGTCGCCATCCACCCGAACGATGCGCCGACCTATGCCGAGGAGGGCCGCCTCGACGAGGCGATCGCCGTGATCGACGAGCTCGCCGCGCACCCGCGCACTCGGGCGATCGGGGAGACGGGGCTCGACTTCTTCCGCACCGAGGCCGAGCGCCGGGGGCCGCAGCACGAATCCTTCGAGGCGCACATCGCGCTGGCGAAGAAGCACGGCATCGCGATGCAGATCCACGATCGTGATGCGCATGACGCGGTGCTGGAGACGCTCGGCCGTGTCGGCGCCCCCGAGCGGACCGTCTTCCACTGCTTCTCCGGCGACGACGCGATGGCCAGGATCTGCGCGGATGCCGGCTACCACCTGTCCTTCGCCGGCAACGTCACGTTCAAGAACGCACAGAACCTCCGCGATGCCCTGAAGGTCACGCCGCTCGACCGCATCCTGGTCGAGACCGACGCGCCGTTCCTGACGCCGGTGCCGCTGCGCGGGAGGCCCAACGCCCCGTACCTGGTGCCGATCACGGTGCGCTTCATGGCCGCGGAACTCGGCCTCGACGTCGATGAGCTCTCGGCGCAGATCGCCGCCAATACGCTGCGCGTCTACGGCTCCTTCGACGACTGA
- a CDS encoding type II toxin-antitoxin system Phd/YefM family antitoxin, whose protein sequence is MQQVGIRELKTHLSAYVSAARSGESTVITDRGIAVARLVPITSEDALERLIVEGIATRPSAARRPRPAPIDAGSALSDLVIEQRG, encoded by the coding sequence ATGCAGCAGGTCGGAATCCGCGAGCTCAAGACGCATCTCAGCGCTTACGTGAGTGCGGCGCGCTCAGGGGAGAGCACCGTCATCACCGACCGAGGGATCGCGGTCGCGAGACTGGTGCCGATCACGTCCGAAGACGCGCTGGAGAGGTTGATCGTCGAGGGGATCGCAACCAGACCGTCTGCTGCGCGTCGGCCCCGACCGGCACCGATCGACGCGGGGAGTGCTCTCAGCGATCTCGTCATCGAGCAGCGTGGATGA
- a CDS encoding type II toxin-antitoxin system VapC family toxin, with the protein MIVYFDTSAFVPLLLQEPGTPVASRLWDEGLAVFSSRLIIVETAAAIAMSRRMGRVSPDQAEELGAACDELVSQLTLVEAAPTVVETAAELAGRHGLRGYDAMHLASVSMVLTTGVLFASGDQRLLAAALAEGFETVDTSGRSASAS; encoded by the coding sequence ATGATCGTCTACTTCGACACATCGGCGTTCGTGCCCCTGCTGCTGCAGGAGCCGGGAACCCCCGTCGCCTCCCGCCTCTGGGACGAGGGGCTCGCCGTGTTCAGCTCGCGCCTCATCATCGTGGAGACGGCCGCTGCCATAGCCATGAGCCGGCGGATGGGCCGAGTGTCTCCCGACCAGGCCGAGGAATTGGGAGCGGCGTGCGATGAGCTCGTCTCGCAACTGACGCTGGTGGAGGCCGCTCCGACGGTCGTCGAGACGGCGGCGGAGCTTGCCGGCAGACACGGCCTCCGCGGATACGATGCCATGCATCTCGCGTCGGTCTCGATGGTGCTCACCACGGGCGTGCTGTTCGCCAGCGGAGACCAGCGTCTGCTCGCAGCCGCGCTCGCCGAGGGCTTCGAGACCGTCGACACGAGCGGCCGGTCTGCCTCGGCGTCGTAG
- a CDS encoding MFS transporter has product MPSLGELVAPRRMGRDFRWLLASSWTSNVGDGVALAAAPLLIASMTSSPILVAAGAILQFLPWLLFGLHAGAIADRFDRRRLVMFANGARAVVLAGLCVFLVTGSANIWIVLAVAFLYGTAEVFVDTAGSTLLPMLVKPADLGLGNARLQAGYLVANQFAGPPLGAFLFAAGTAWPFLVEVVCVSLAVVLISRMAKTPVPPRDTDEHPPVHTDIAEGLRWLWRNPPVRMLVLIILVFNVTWAAPWGVLVLYATEHLQMGAVGYGALTTASAAGGILATLSFGWLERHVSFATLMRVVLSLEVLMHLSFALTTTGWVALVIMFFFGAYAFVWGTISTTVRQRLVPAELQGRVASVNMVGVFGGMVIGQALGGVIAQIWGLTAPWWFAFVGAALTLVFVWKPISQIVSARSVEEPGEG; this is encoded by the coding sequence ATGCCCTCTCTCGGTGAACTCGTCGCGCCCCGCCGCATGGGCCGTGACTTCCGATGGCTGCTCGCGTCGTCGTGGACCAGCAACGTCGGCGACGGCGTCGCCCTCGCGGCGGCTCCGCTCCTGATCGCGTCGATGACGTCGTCCCCGATCCTCGTCGCGGCCGGCGCGATCCTGCAGTTCCTGCCCTGGCTGCTCTTCGGCCTGCACGCGGGGGCGATCGCCGACCGCTTCGACCGGCGTCGCCTCGTCATGTTCGCCAACGGCGCCAGGGCGGTCGTCCTCGCCGGTCTCTGCGTGTTCCTCGTCACCGGATCCGCCAACATCTGGATCGTGCTCGCCGTCGCCTTCCTCTACGGCACTGCCGAGGTGTTCGTCGACACCGCCGGGAGCACTCTGCTGCCGATGCTGGTGAAGCCGGCCGACCTGGGACTCGGCAATGCACGCCTGCAGGCCGGATACCTCGTCGCGAACCAGTTCGCCGGGCCTCCGCTCGGGGCGTTCCTGTTCGCGGCAGGAACGGCGTGGCCGTTCCTCGTCGAGGTGGTCTGCGTGTCGCTCGCGGTCGTGCTGATCTCCCGCATGGCGAAGACGCCGGTCCCGCCGCGCGATACCGATGAGCATCCGCCGGTGCACACCGACATCGCCGAGGGGCTCCGCTGGCTGTGGCGCAACCCGCCGGTGCGCATGCTCGTGCTGATCATCCTGGTGTTCAACGTCACCTGGGCCGCGCCCTGGGGCGTGCTCGTGCTGTACGCCACCGAGCACCTGCAGATGGGCGCCGTCGGTTACGGCGCACTCACGACCGCGTCCGCCGCGGGCGGTATCCTCGCGACGCTGAGCTTCGGCTGGCTCGAGCGGCACGTGTCGTTCGCGACGCTCATGCGCGTCGTGCTGTCGCTCGAGGTGCTCATGCACCTCTCGTTCGCGCTCACCACGACGGGTTGGGTCGCGCTGGTGATCATGTTCTTCTTCGGCGCGTATGCGTTCGTCTGGGGAACGATCTCGACCACCGTCCGGCAGCGACTCGTACCGGCTGAACTGCAGGGTCGGGTCGCGTCGGTGAACATGGTGGGCGTCTTCGGCGGCATGGTGATCGGTCAGGCACTCGGCGGTGTGATCGCGCAGATCTGGGGTCTCACGGCACCGTGGTGGTTCGCCTTCGTGGGTGCAGCCCTCACGCTGGTCTTCGTGTGGAAGCCGATCTCGCAGATCGTCAGTGCGAGATCAGTGGAAGAGCCCGGCGAGGGCTGA
- the rsmA gene encoding 16S rRNA (adenine(1518)-N(6)/adenine(1519)-N(6))-dimethyltransferase RsmA: MTITLLGATEIRRLAAELDVTPTKKLGQNFVVDANTVRKIVQAARVQPGERVVEVGPGLGSLTLAILETGAAVTAVEIDHRLAARLAQTAAEHGVAPDMLTVVDADALRITELHGEPTVLVANLPYNVSVPVLLHFLESFSYLQRGVVMVQSEVAERLAAKPGSKIYGTPSVKAAWYGEWKLSGTVSRQVFWPVPNVDSLLVGFDRSEGERGSEEERRRTFQIVDAAFNQRRKMLRQALSGIFGSSAAASEALIAAGVAPTARGEDLTVEDYQRIAQHAGSMSGAGIRD, from the coding sequence ATGACCATCACGCTGCTCGGCGCCACCGAGATCCGCCGCCTCGCCGCCGAGCTCGACGTGACCCCGACGAAGAAGCTCGGACAGAACTTCGTCGTCGATGCGAACACCGTGCGCAAGATCGTGCAGGCCGCTCGGGTGCAGCCGGGCGAGCGGGTCGTCGAGGTGGGCCCCGGCCTCGGCTCCCTCACTCTCGCGATCCTCGAGACCGGTGCCGCCGTGACCGCAGTGGAGATCGACCACCGCCTGGCCGCCCGGCTCGCGCAGACCGCCGCGGAGCACGGCGTGGCACCCGACATGCTCACGGTCGTCGACGCCGATGCGCTCCGCATCACCGAGCTGCACGGCGAACCCACTGTGCTGGTCGCGAACCTGCCCTACAACGTCTCGGTCCCGGTGCTCCTGCACTTCCTCGAGAGCTTCAGCTACCTCCAGCGCGGCGTGGTCATGGTGCAGTCCGAGGTCGCCGAGCGCCTGGCCGCCAAGCCGGGCTCCAAGATCTACGGCACGCCGAGCGTCAAGGCCGCCTGGTACGGCGAGTGGAAGCTCTCCGGCACCGTGTCGCGTCAGGTGTTCTGGCCGGTGCCGAACGTCGACAGCCTGCTGGTCGGGTTCGACCGGTCGGAGGGCGAGCGCGGCAGCGAGGAGGAGCGTCGGCGCACCTTCCAGATCGTGGATGCCGCGTTCAACCAGCGGCGGAAGATGCTCCGGCAGGCGCTGTCCGGAATCTTCGGCAGTTCCGCCGCGGCATCCGAAGCCCTCATCGCCGCCGGTGTCGCACCGACCGCCCGCGGCGAAGACCTGACGGTGGAGGACTACCAGCGCATCGCGCAGCACGCGGGATCGATGAGCGGGGCGGGCATCAGGGACTAA